The Firmicutes bacterium CAG:345 genome window below encodes:
- a CDS encoding nicotinamide mononucleotide transporter PnuC (product inferred by homology to UniProt) yields MKLKIFTPFELTIWLVGIAAMAVSFIVFKNSQIYYLIGSILGVTSILFCSKANPIGPFLVIIFSVFYGVISFSFKYYGEMITYLGMTAPMEIYALYTWIKNPSKEGKNVVKVNKISIKEWGILVLISSLVTIAFYFVLKALNTNNLIISTISVLTSFVAVYLTARRSKYYALFYAFNDVVLVVMWSLAAMENLVYIPIAICFSIFIFNDVYGLYNWSRLEKKQKNE; encoded by the coding sequence ATGAAATTAAAAATTTTTACTCCTTTTGAACTTACTATATGGTTAGTTGGAATTGCTGCTATGGCAGTGAGTTTTATTGTTTTTAAAAATAGTCAAATCTATTATTTAATAGGTTCCATACTTGGAGTAACTTCTATTTTATTTTGCAGTAAAGCAAATCCAATCGGACCATTTTTAGTGATAATATTCAGCGTGTTTTATGGAGTTATATCATTTTCATTTAAATATTATGGTGAAATGATCACATATTTAGGAATGACAGCACCAATGGAAATATACGCTTTATATACATGGATAAAAAATCCATCTAAAGAAGGAAAAAATGTCGTTAAAGTCAATAAAATATCTATTAAAGAATGGGGAATATTAGTTCTTATATCATCATTAGTAACAATTGCTTTTTATTTTGTTTTAAAAGCACTTAATACAAATAATCTAATTATTTCAACAATATCTGTTTTAACTTCATTTGTGGCAGTATATTTAACTGCAAGAAGAAGTAAATATTATGCCTTATTTTATGCTTTTAATGACGTTGTACTTGTCGTAATGTGGTCTTTAGCAGCTATGGAAAATTTAGTATATATTCCTATTGCAATATGTTTTTCAATTTTTATTTTTAATGATGTTTATGGCCTTTATAATTGGTCAAGACTTGAAAAAAAGCAAAAAAATGAATAA
- a CDS encoding 1 4-alpha-glucan branching enzyme (product inferred by homology to UniProt), producing MNYTWFDDYLLGQATRAYEHLGCHFGKKDNVEGAWFRVYAPNAQEVNIIGEFNDWNLYSHPMQKVDFRGLYELFIPDVKEYQSYKYHIKSCNGNYIDKADPVGFFSELRPGTCSRTFDIENFIYHDEDFLKNRNRNFDRPMSIYEIHLGSWLGKVDGRFLSYEEIAPRLISYVKEHGFTHVEVMPVTQYPFDGSWGYQVVGYYSIDSRYGNPKQFMSFVDQLHQAGIGVILDFVPVHFAVDPHGLARFDGSAVYEYDNENEYSQWGSKNFDLGKDPVRSFLMSSVNFFIEKFHVDGVRFDAVSNVIYWDGNSDRGINQGAVDFVKRVNYKMHDMHSDVMMIAEDSSAYGQVTKGNEGLGFDYKWDLGWMNDTLKYYGKDPVYRPYHHNQLTFSMAYFYSENFILPLSHDEVVHGKGTIINKMWGDYDSKFAGVRNLYAYQFAHPGKKLNFMGNELASFDEWNENKSLPWNLKTYPKHDSISRFIRDLNLVYQNHPAMYFEEYNPSHFQWISANNQSQSVIVFKREVKDECLIFVFNMTPNFYGCYDIGVPYAGRYEEILNSDKDIYGGWNQYNGGELKSVPGWYQNQPNRLTIKLASFGACFFKYIDEVEKVAEEEKKQVKPNKKNKSSSKN from the coding sequence ATGAATTATACATGGTTTGATGATTATTTATTAGGTCAAGCAACAAGAGCATATGAACATCTCGGATGCCATTTCGGAAAAAAAGACAATGTTGAAGGCGCATGGTTTAGAGTTTATGCTCCAAACGCTCAAGAAGTAAATATTATCGGTGAATTCAATGACTGGAATTTATATTCTCATCCAATGCAAAAAGTTGATTTTCGCGGATTATATGAATTATTTATTCCAGATGTGAAAGAATATCAATCATATAAATATCACATAAAATCTTGTAATGGAAATTATATTGATAAAGCTGATCCAGTAGGTTTTTTCTCTGAGTTGAGACCTGGTACATGTTCTCGTACATTTGATATAGAAAATTTTATCTATCATGATGAAGATTTCTTGAAGAATAGAAATCGAAATTTTGATAGACCGATGTCGATATATGAAATTCATTTGGGCAGTTGGCTTGGAAAAGTTGATGGAAGATTTTTGTCCTATGAAGAAATTGCTCCGCGCTTAATTAGTTATGTAAAAGAACACGGATTTACTCATGTTGAAGTGATGCCGGTTACTCAATATCCATTTGATGGATCTTGGGGATATCAAGTTGTTGGATATTATTCTATTGATAGTCGCTATGGAAACCCAAAACAATTCATGAGTTTTGTAGATCAATTGCATCAAGCCGGAATAGGTGTTATTTTGGATTTTGTTCCTGTTCATTTTGCAGTTGATCCTCATGGACTTGCAAGATTTGATGGATCTGCTGTTTATGAATATGATAATGAAAATGAGTATTCTCAATGGGGAAGTAAAAATTTTGATTTAGGAAAAGATCCTGTAAGATCTTTCTTGATGTCCAGCGTCAATTTCTTTATTGAAAAATTTCATGTTGATGGTGTAAGGTTTGATGCTGTCAGCAATGTAATTTATTGGGATGGCAATAGTGATCGTGGAATTAATCAAGGGGCGGTCGATTTTGTAAAAAGAGTCAATTATAAAATGCATGACATGCATAGCGATGTTATGATGATAGCTGAAGATTCTTCAGCTTATGGTCAAGTTACCAAAGGTAATGAAGGATTGGGATTCGATTATAAATGGGATTTAGGTTGGATGAACGATACTTTAAAATATTATGGGAAAGATCCTGTGTATCGCCCTTACCATCATAATCAACTAACATTTTCTATGGCTTATTTCTATAGTGAAAATTTTATACTTCCATTAAGTCACGATGAAGTTGTTCATGGAAAAGGAACGATTATCAATAAAATGTGGGGGGATTATGATTCAAAATTTGCTGGAGTGAGAAATCTTTACGCCTATCAATTTGCTCATCCTGGTAAAAAATTGAATTTTATGGGAAATGAGTTAGCATCATTTGATGAATGGAATGAGAATAAATCATTGCCTTGGAATTTAAAAACTTATCCAAAACATGATTCGATATCACGTTTTATTAGGGATTTAAATTTAGTTTATCAAAATCATCCTGCTATGTATTTTGAAGAATATAACCCAAGTCATTTTCAATGGATATCGGCAAATAATCAGTCTCAATCAGTGATTGTATTCAAAAGAGAAGTAAAAGATGAATGCTTGATATTTGTTTTCAATATGACACCAAACTTTTACGGATGTTATGATATTGGTGTTCCATATGCTGGTAGGTATGAGGAGATTTTAAATTCTGATAAGGATATTTATGGTGGTTGGAACCAATATAATGGTGGTGAACTTAAATCAGTTCCAGGTTGGTATCAAAATCAGCCAAACAGATTAACTATTAAGCTAGCTT